TCTATGAATTGGTCGACGACATCGACGGCACAGCAATCGACGAAGGCGAAGGCGAATCGATCGAATTCTCCCTCGACGGCGTCGACTACGTCATCGACCTGAAAACCAAGAACGCCAACGAATTCCGCAAGCGTCTCGAACTGTACGTCGGACACGCAACCCGCGTCGGCGGCCGCAAGCGCAAAGTAGCGTCGGCCGGCGTCGCCCCTAAGGCCGCATCTTCATCGGCGCCTACGACCAAACGTGACCCCGCTCAAACCCGCGCTATTCGCCAGTGGGCATCGGACAGCGGCTACGAGATCAACGACCGCGGACGCATTCCCGCCGACATCGTCGAAGCATACGAAACAGCAAACGCCAGCTAGATTCCGACGCGCCTGGCCTGCCCACTTGGTAGGCCGGGCGCCTCGAATCGGCATAGAACGCCGAAAATTATCGATTCCGGCTGTCACTGTTCGCGGGGATTGTTCGGTATTGTTGTGCTGATCCCGCCCCCACCGCTTCAATGGTCCACTCATACGATCAGACAGCTTCAGAGCGCGATTCAAGCGATCACGGGGCGACCACAACTGCCCCCAGCCGGCCGCGCGAAGCAGGTCAGCTCTTCGGGTACTTGTACAGGCCTTCCCCGGTGGAGATGCCCAGCTTTCCCTTGTCGATGTAATTCTCCTTCAGGAAAGCAGCCAACCGTCGCTGGTCTTCGTTGCCCTGAGAGGCGATGTTGTACGGCGTAGTGAGTCCGATGATGTCGTAGATCTGGCATGGGCCGAGCGGCGCGCCGGTGGCGATGCGCCAGGTCTTGTCGATCATTGCCGGATCGGCGACTCCGTCGACGAGGAGGAGTCCGGCTGCGTCGAGAAACGGTACGAGTAGGGAATTGAGCACGTAGCCGGGCTGTTCCTTCTTCAGCTCGATCGGGACCATGCCGATTGCGGATGCGAAGTCGACGACTGTCCGGTAGACAGCGGGGTCGGTCTTCGACGTGCCCATCACCTCGGCGGTGTTGCGGACCCAGATCTGGTTGGCGAAGTGCAGCGCGAGGAACTTCTCCGGACGACCGGTGGAGTCCATGAAGTCGCTGGGAAGCAGTGTCGAAGAGTTCGTCGCGAAGATCGTGTGCTCGGGGGCGAAACCGCCGATCTTGGTGTAGGTATCGCGCTTGATGTCGAGATTCTCGGGAACGGCCTCGATGACCAGGTCTGCGGCCTGTACAGCTTCCTCGAGGTTCGACGACAGAGTGATCCGCTCCAGCGCGGCCGCTGCCTTGCCGTCGGCCGCGCCTTCGACTTGCTGCGTGTACACCTTGACCAGCTTGTCGAACTGCACCTTCGCCTTGCCCAGCGCCGCATCGTCGATGTCATATGCGACTACCGAAAATCCATGGTACGCAGTCTGATACGCAATCTGCGAACCTAGAACGCCTGTCCCCAATACCGTCACGTTGGTGATGTCGGTCATCTGATGGTCTCCTCTGCAGTTCATTCGTCATCGTTCACCGAAGCAAGGTCACAGATTCACCGCTGGAGAGGGTGTGGCACACGCGCTAGCTCCCCTGCGGAGTTCGGCCACCTCTCAACATACGCCAGATTCTCGATTCGAGGCCGAGCATCGAAAGTTCGACAGATCCGACACGGATGCAATCTTCCGGCGAAACTCTTTGTCCATCAACGTACTACCAACACCGGCGAGATTCGGTTCATTCCGATACGAGTGTATGACCGCTGGCACACACCGACCGGATTATCCGGTCCGAGGATTGCGCTACCCGTGTGCATCATTCCGGTTCCCTGCAGGTGAAGCAAGGGGTCGACTGGAGTCGTTCGAAACGTCGATCGCCCGCCTCGTGAATGAAGCCCATGAGCAAGTACACATTTCGATCTGCCCAAAGTGACATAGGTACCCTATTGCTGCACAGCGCAATTCGATGATCAAGCGTGAACCACCCTCCTTCACTGCTCGCCCGAGCGAGCATCAGGTGTCGCGAGGCAATGCCTCGCGCGTTCTCGGCTGCAGCGTTGGAAAGAGATTGCGTGAACACTGTTTTGGCGCCCGCAGCGATCGACATGCGCTTGCCGAGACTGGGCTGAACAATGGGTGACACCTCGTCCACGTCGAGCCCGACGCGGCGGCGCGGTCCAGTCGGTCGGCGGCCGCACGAGCGGTTTCGTTGTCCACGCCGACGACCCGACTCAACGACTCGTCCTGCCGGAGTGCGAGCAACAGGTGATCGGTGCCGATCCGCCGGTCCCCGCGGCGCACCGCCTCGTACCGTACGTTTTCGACTGCACCCCTGAAGGATTGGGTGAACCGTTCGAACATGGTCCCCTCACCTTCCGTGTTGTGCGAGCACCGATCGGCGGGTGACGCCGAGGGCGTCACCTATCTGTTCCCACCGGCCATCCCACACGTCGTACCTCGTCGACGTGCAAGGTCTCGACGCGCTCCGCGAGGCGGTGCAGCGCGCCGACGCCACGCAGGACGGCCTCGGGATCCGCAGTGTGCAGCTGGTTGGATTCCGACGATTCGATGTCTGTCAGTTCGATGTGACAGGCAAGAGTCCTGTTCGTGTCGTCCTCCGGTCGACTCGGTGGCAGAATGTGTTGCGCGAAGTTCACGAGGGGTATCACTCGCAGAGCGAGGGACGTTCTGATGTATCAGGGAGGCGGCTGGACATGAACACCATCGATTCGGAGCACGCCGGATACCGATTTGCGTCGCTGTCCTGGGACCTGGCGCAACACCCCGGAACAGGCCCGACGGCACAGCGCGTCGTCGACCTCGCGGTCACGACCTTGGGTTGCAGCGGCGCCGCGGTGACCACCCTTCGCGACAACGGTCGGCTGCGGATCATTGCGGCCAGCGATCAAGCAACGATCGCCGCAGCCGCCAAGATCGCCGATCGCACTGGCCAGTCCGCCACCAAAGCCGTCATCGCCACCAAAGGCACCATCGTGAACAACGACGTGGAGAACGATCCGCGGTGGGTGCAGTATCGAGAGCTGATGACCGAGCAGACGTCTATCCGGTCGACCGCGAGCTTCTATCTGATCCTCGGCGGAGTCGAGTTGGGTGTCATGGGCTTCTACAGCGCCCATAAGGACTTCTTCACCGAAGAGATCCTCTACGACTGCTCCATCTACGCCGACCATGCGGCAGTGGCACTGAAGAATGCCGGCGCAGACGACCGCAACGATCAACTGTCGATGGCGGTGGACACCAACCGCGAAATCGGGATCGCCGTCGGGATAGTCATGAGCCGATACAAGCTCACCCGGGACGCCGCGTTCGACATGCTGGTCGTGGCGTCCTCACACACCAACCGCAAGCTGCGGGACGTCGCGGCCGAGATAGCCGCCACCGGGAACGTCCCGGCCTGGCGGTCGAAAGCCCACGCTTCGTAGATCCTGCTGTGCACAAAGTACCTATGACGCGCGGATGACAGCGGTGTAGATTCCCACCACCAATGCTGCGATCGCTGCAGTCCATCCGACGGTGGCGTTGATGAGGTCGCCCGCGAGCCTGCCCTGCGCAATCCACATCAATCCCCAGACGATCCCGATAGCCGGCGCGAGAGCACCCGAAGAGTACGTAGCCAACCCGACGGCCACCAACGCTGCAACGACCAGGACGGCCGCTGCCCAAAAGGTGGCACCGCCGGTCACGCCGAGATCGACGAGCCACGCCGTCACGTTCGCGATGGTCGCCACGCATACCCAGCCGAGGTAGAGGCCCATCGTTCCGTCCGTGATCACCGCGTCCAGCCAGTTCTCGGGGCGCTGCTGCTGGAGGAGGACGAACACGCGGGCGAGGACCGCGAGCAGCGCTGCGATGACGAACACGCTCAGCCACAGCAATCCGAGCTGAATCGTCAGGATCCATGCGGCGTTGAGCAGCATGGACACCGCAATCGGCAGTCGGAGGGAAAGGTGGCGCTCGCTTCGCCCGGGCAGCGCCTGCCACACCGCGTACGCGAAGAATCCGAAGTAGATGACCGTCCAGATCGAGAATGCAGTCCCAGCAGGCGCGACGAGCGTCGACGTGGCGCTGAGCGCGCCGCCTGCGGCCTCCGCGATGGGAGTGCCGATCCATGCACCCGAGCCGATGAACGAGCCGATGACCGCCGCAATGGCGCTGACTATTACCCCGACCTTCATAACGGGTAGATGCCCGGATCGACCGTTCACAAACGGGCAATATGTAACAAAGCTCCTGCAGGCTCGCGTGATGATCGGCCCGCATGCTTGCGCGGCCGGGGAGGTACCGACCGGCCGCGCAAGTTTCATATCACGCCAGTTGAACGGTGGCCGTCGCCCGGTGCCCGAAGATGCGCTTGCCCTCGAAGGTCGCGCCCAGCGAGATCACTGCCGTACGACTGTCCGCGTCGAGCGATTTGATCTTGCCCGCGAACAGAATTTCTGCGGCGCGATGTGGATCGACGGGAATGGGTGCGGTGAAGCGGACCGTGTAGTCCTTGACCGCACCTGGATCGCCCAACCATGACGTGATGTAGCCGCCGCCGAGACCCATCGTCAACATTCCATGTGCCAGAACATTTTTCAGGTCGACGAGCTTGGCGAACCCATCGCTCCAGTGGATCGGGTTGGCATCCCCCGCAACACCCGCATAGTTCACCAGATCGCCACGAGTTAGGCGAAAGACCTTCTCTGGCAACATATCTCCGACCGTGACGTCTTCGAACTTCACCGAAGGCGCCGGGCGATGGTCGACCAGCACGAGCGGTGGATGCTCCACCTGCTCCTCTTCCTGGTGCGTGGTGGCGTTCTCGCGAGCAGTCGACGGCGTAGCGCCGTGCATCACCAGATTCTCCGCTGCCTCGACGATGCCGGAGTCGACATCTCCATCGCGGCCGATCAGTAGCGTCGTGTACGTGGTCTGCACGAGCTCGTTGCGCTGATTGGACACGATGTTTTTGGTGACCATCATGTCCTTGCCCATGACCTCCTTGTAGGAGTCGAGGGAGACGTCGCAGTACAGCTGATCGCCAGCGACGATCGGCTGGTGGAATTCGAGGACCTGATCGGTTTGCAGCATCTGCCCCAGGTCGAATCCGACCGCGATCTTCTCGAGCAACCGACGCTGTGCAAGGGTGCCGACCAGGGAGATGAAGGTCAGCGGCGCTGCCAACCCGCTGTAGCCGAGCGCTTTGGCTGCGTCGGAGTCCCAGTGCACCGGGTTGAAATCCTGAACTGCGCGAGCGTACTCACGGACCTTCTCGCGTCCCACCTCGTAGAAGTCGCTCGCCCGGTAGTGCAGGCCCACCATTGCACGGACATGCTCCGCTGGATCGAAATTCTCAGAAGTTTTTCCAGTCATTTCTCGCAACATACCGGGCCGAGCGCCGCTAGTACATGCAGGACCGCGACCTTGTGGCAGTTCACAGCCGGCGTCAGGCAGTGCGATGCCGGGGAACGACGTCGTAACTGTCCGGTTCGAACGGCGTCGCCGGGGGAATGCGCGTCACTGCTGTCAGTGGGCGACGAGAGCGTGCCCGCGAGGCATCGGCGGCCAGCAACGCCGCCCCGTGCGCGGTCAGTGATTCCGGCATATCGGGCACGAGTACCGGCAGCCGCAGATCGCGGCGAAAGACGCGGCGAAGCGAAGGGATATGTGCACAACCACCGACCATGACCAGTGCGTTGACCGATTTCGGTGCGTCGACGATGGCACTGGCAGTCCAGTCCTCGATCGATCGAACCGAGCGGTCGACGATGTCGTCGAAAGAGCTGCGCCACAGCCGAACCGGACCGCCGACGAATGGTCCGGTCACCTCCGCCACGCGCAGGCTCGACAGCTGCTCACGCGCGAATCGAATGGCGACACCGAGACTGTCGAGCGCCGAGGCGGATACCAGTTCGTCGGCGCCGTAGGTGGCGAGTAGATAGTTGCGCACTGCCTCGTCGCACACGGATCCACCGAATCGAGTTGTTCGCTCCGAACTGAAAACCTGACCGGTGACGGGATCAGCGATCGATACCGTGGTCCCCGAAGCACCGACGTCGCAGAGTGCGACCGTCCGCAGGCCCTCGAGCTGTCCGCTGCCGCGGAGGAACCTCAGCTGAGCGCCGAGTTCGGAGACGACCGTGAACCGATCGGCCTTGTGCATCGAATACGCCGAGGTCAGGGACCTGCTCGCTGGATCGTCCGGGACAGCGAGAACGGTATCCGCGGCATCCACATCCTGCACCTTCGCCATGGAATCCAGCAGGCCGAGAGCGGCGGCTACGTGCTCGGATGGCTCGAACAACCGCGCAACGTTGACCGAGCGCACCGAATCGTCCGCTGTATCGAGAGCTGTAGCCCGGGCGGCCGAAGAGCCCACTGACACCCCAAGCACCGTTTTCATGGCTTCCTCGACTCCACTATGACCGACCAGATGTAGAGACCATAGCCGTGAAATCAGTCCGTGGGTAGGCTTCGATACCTTCGAAGATTCTTGGAGTATGTTTCGGGCGCCTGCGCTGTTACTCCGGAGGCGTTTCGGGCTCCTCCAGCGTCGTCGATGGGGGCGCGATCGTGGTGGTCGTGGGCTCCGGGGTGGGCTCGACCGACGTCTCCACCGGCGGCTGTTCCACGTCGGTCGGTTCGACGCCGCCCCCGGGCGATGTCGGCGTGACCACCGGTGTGGTGATAGGTGCGGGGGTAGGCGCGATGGTCGCAGCCGGCGGAAGATTCGGCCGCGGGCGTTCGGCGCCTGCGGCCGAGGGTTGCGAAACACCAACGGGCGGCACGAATTCGGGCTTGACAGCAGGGTTCATCACAGGATTCTGGGCTGCCTGCGGCACCTCTGCCGGAGGGGCCGAATCGTCTCTCGTCGGAGTTGACGTCGAGTACGGAGTGTCCGCCGTATCGATCGAGTCTGCGGGGATGACCGTTCTGCTGTCCACCGCAGGGTCCACCGCCATCGCCAGCGCGCTGACACCCCCGAGCGCCGCCAACATCAACGCTCCGACCGCAGCGACCTGCCAGATCCCGCGACGAGGACCGGACGACGCCACGGTGCGTCGGGCCGGACTCACCGGATCCAATACTCCGACCAGCAGGGCTGCAGCGACTTCGGGTGGTAGTCCGTCGACGAGGTGGGAATCGAAGATGTCGACGACGATCAGCGGTTGCGCCTCGGACGCAGCGACCGCGTCGATGACCATCTGGCACTGCATCGCGTTCTCGCAGACGACGGCAGCACCGGTGACCGTGAGACCGCTCTGCAGGGCTTGAATCCTGGTCGATCCCAGTGCTGTGGCAACAGCCTGGCCGATACCGTCGGGCACCGCTTCAACGGACACGACGCGGGTAGCTACCGGCCCGAGCTCGGGCAGATCTGCGTCGACCAGGGAAGCCGTCACCTCGAAGGTACTGACATGCACCCCGAGAGCTATACGCACGACAGACTTCCCCCCTTCCCGTTTACCCCGAACATTTCTATTACTCGAAAGGTTTTGTGGCTAAGAATACAGTCGCCTTCCGGTTTTTCGTTAGCTGTTCAC
This region of Rhodococcus sp. PAMC28707 genomic DNA includes:
- a CDS encoding 3-hydroxyacyl-CoA dehydrogenase, yielding MTDITNVTVLGTGVLGSQIAYQTAYHGFSVVAYDIDDAALGKAKVQFDKLVKVYTQQVEGAADGKAAAALERITLSSNLEEAVQAADLVIEAVPENLDIKRDTYTKIGGFAPEHTIFATNSSTLLPSDFMDSTGRPEKFLALHFANQIWVRNTAEVMGTSKTDPAVYRTVVDFASAIGMVPIELKKEQPGYVLNSLLVPFLDAAGLLLVDGVADPAMIDKTWRIATGAPLGPCQIYDIIGLTTPYNIASQGNEDQRRLAAFLKENYIDKGKLGISTGEGLYKYPKS
- a CDS encoding GAF and ANTAR domain-containing protein → MNTIDSEHAGYRFASLSWDLAQHPGTGPTAQRVVDLAVTTLGCSGAAVTTLRDNGRLRIIAASDQATIAAAAKIADRTGQSATKAVIATKGTIVNNDVENDPRWVQYRELMTEQTSIRSTASFYLILGGVELGVMGFYSAHKDFFTEEILYDCSIYADHAAVALKNAGADDRNDQLSMAVDTNREIGIAVGIVMSRYKLTRDAAFDMLVVASSHTNRKLRDVAAEIAATGNVPAWRSKAHAS
- a CDS encoding TspO/MBR family protein, with the protein product MKVGVIVSAIAAVIGSFIGSGAWIGTPIAEAAGGALSATSTLVAPAGTAFSIWTVIYFGFFAYAVWQALPGRSERHLSLRLPIAVSMLLNAAWILTIQLGLLWLSVFVIAALLAVLARVFVLLQQQRPENWLDAVITDGTMGLYLGWVCVATIANVTAWLVDLGVTGGATFWAAAVLVVAALVAVGLATYSSGALAPAIGIVWGLMWIAQGRLAGDLINATVGWTAAIAALVVGIYTAVIRAS
- a CDS encoding fused (3R)-hydroxyacyl-ACP dehydratase subunits HadA/HadB, producing the protein MTGKTSENFDPAEHVRAMVGLHYRASDFYEVGREKVREYARAVQDFNPVHWDSDAAKALGYSGLAAPLTFISLVGTLAQRRLLEKIAVGFDLGQMLQTDQVLEFHQPIVAGDQLYCDVSLDSYKEVMGKDMMVTKNIVSNQRNELVQTTYTTLLIGRDGDVDSGIVEAAENLVMHGATPSTARENATTHQEEEQVEHPPLVLVDHRPAPSVKFEDVTVGDMLPEKVFRLTRGDLVNYAGVAGDANPIHWSDGFAKLVDLKNVLAHGMLTMGLGGGYITSWLGDPGAVKDYTVRFTAPIPVDPHRAAEILFAGKIKSLDADSRTAVISLGATFEGKRIFGHRATATVQLA
- a CDS encoding Lsr2 family protein — its product is MAKQVIYELVDDIDGTAIDEGEGESIEFSLDGVDYVIDLKTKNANEFRKRLELYVGHATRVGGRKRKVASAGVAPKAASSSAPTTKRDPAQTRAIRQWASDSGYEINDRGRIPADIVEAYETANAS
- a CDS encoding Hsp70 family protein; amino-acid sequence: MKTVLGVSVGSSAARATALDTADDSVRSVNVARLFEPSEHVAAALGLLDSMAKVQDVDAADTVLAVPDDPASRSLTSAYSMHKADRFTVVSELGAQLRFLRGSGQLEGLRTVALCDVGASGTTVSIADPVTGQVFSSERTTRFGGSVCDEAVRNYLLATYGADELVSASALDSLGVAIRFAREQLSSLRVAEVTGPFVGGPVRLWRSSFDDIVDRSVRSIEDWTASAIVDAPKSVNALVMVGGCAHIPSLRRVFRRDLRLPVLVPDMPESLTAHGAALLAADASRARSRRPLTAVTRIPPATPFEPDSYDVVPRHRTA